One region of Hymenobacter sediminicola genomic DNA includes:
- a CDS encoding OsmC family peroxiredoxin — translation MINQRGNAVWNGDIKGSGEISTQSGTVKAPYSVGARFEGQKGTNPEELIGAAHAGCYTMFLTSILTKDGKQVKQIRTESKVTLDTSGEAPKVVKIALTTEGEVEGVSQEEFQQYAEKAKENCPISVLLKAVPEMELTSATLK, via the coding sequence ATGATCAACCAACGTGGCAATGCCGTTTGGAACGGCGACATCAAAGGCAGCGGCGAAATTTCAACGCAGAGCGGCACCGTGAAAGCGCCTTACTCGGTAGGCGCTCGGTTTGAGGGCCAGAAGGGCACCAACCCCGAAGAACTCATCGGCGCGGCCCACGCCGGCTGCTACACCATGTTCCTGACCAGTATCCTGACGAAGGATGGTAAACAGGTGAAACAGATCCGCACCGAATCAAAAGTGACGCTGGATACCTCGGGAGAGGCACCCAAAGTGGTGAAAATTGCCCTGACGACGGAAGGCGAAGTAGAAGGTGTGTCGCAGGAAGAGTTTCAGCAATACGCTGAGAAAGCCAAAGAAAACTGTCCAATTTCGGTACTACTAAAGGCGGTGCCGGAAATGGAGTTGACTTCGGCTACGCTGAAGTAG
- the dnaA gene encoding chromosomal replication initiator protein DnaA, giving the protein MLKDCRTVWANCLRVIKANIGEQSFRTWFMPIVPVHLQNNVLIIQVPSTYFYEFLEEHYVEELKRAIHQELGPDGRLEYSIVVDQGNSQNQPRTLNLPTARKAAAPAAVATPAAALAAGPMSSSARHVAGAAAAPAPSGMLRNPFEASKAIDRNYLHSQLNGSYTFENYIEGDCNRLARSAGLAVANKPGTTSFNPLMVYGGVGLGKTHLVQAIGNHIKASNSDKFVLYVSAEKFTNQFIESLRANAVQDFANFYLLVDILILDDVQFLSGKDKTQEMFFHIFNHLHQAGKQIVMTSDRPPRDLVGLEDRLLSRFKWGLTADLQSPDFETRMAIIQNKMQQDGIDIPPQVVEYLAHSVNTNVRELEGVLISLVAQSSLNRREIDLEMAKQALRHIIEEVEAEVNIDFIQKTCAEYFSVPLDLLKAKTRKKEVVTARQVAMYFAKEHTSHSLKSIGHHFGGRDHSTVIHSVQTVSDLIDSDKSFRGQIVELRKKFAGK; this is encoded by the coding sequence ATGCTGAAGGATTGCCGTACAGTCTGGGCGAATTGCCTTCGCGTCATCAAAGCGAATATTGGTGAGCAGAGCTTCAGGACATGGTTCATGCCCATCGTGCCTGTGCACCTGCAGAATAACGTGCTCATCATTCAGGTGCCGAGCACGTATTTCTACGAATTTCTGGAGGAACACTACGTAGAGGAGCTCAAACGCGCTATTCACCAAGAATTGGGCCCCGACGGGCGGCTGGAATACAGCATCGTGGTGGACCAGGGTAACAGCCAGAACCAGCCCCGCACGCTCAACCTGCCTACGGCCCGCAAGGCTGCGGCCCCGGCAGCCGTGGCTACGCCCGCCGCCGCGCTGGCAGCCGGCCCCATGTCGTCTTCGGCGCGACATGTGGCAGGAGCCGCGGCAGCGCCAGCACCTTCGGGCATGTTGCGCAACCCCTTCGAGGCCAGCAAAGCTATTGACCGGAACTACCTGCACTCGCAACTGAATGGCAGCTACACCTTCGAAAACTACATTGAAGGTGACTGCAACCGGCTGGCGCGCTCGGCGGGCCTTGCTGTGGCCAACAAGCCCGGCACTACCAGCTTCAACCCGCTGATGGTGTACGGCGGCGTGGGCCTGGGCAAAACCCACTTGGTGCAGGCCATCGGCAACCACATCAAAGCCAGCAACTCCGACAAATTCGTGCTCTACGTATCGGCGGAGAAGTTCACGAATCAGTTCATCGAAAGTCTGCGGGCCAACGCCGTGCAGGACTTCGCCAACTTCTACCTGCTGGTGGATATCCTGATTCTGGACGACGTACAGTTTCTGTCCGGCAAAGACAAAACGCAGGAGATGTTCTTTCACATCTTCAACCACTTGCACCAGGCTGGCAAGCAGATTGTGATGACCTCGGACCGTCCCCCGCGTGACCTGGTGGGACTGGAAGACCGGCTGCTTTCCCGCTTCAAGTGGGGCCTGACGGCTGACCTGCAAAGCCCCGACTTCGAGACACGGATGGCCATCATCCAGAACAAGATGCAGCAGGATGGCATCGATATTCCGCCGCAGGTGGTAGAGTATTTGGCCCATTCCGTGAACACCAACGTGCGCGAACTGGAAGGCGTGCTGATTTCGCTCGTGGCGCAAAGTAGCCTCAACCGCCGCGAAATTGACCTGGAAATGGCCAAACAGGCGCTGCGCCACATCATTGAAGAAGTGGAGGCGGAAGTCAACATCGACTTCATTCAGAAGACCTGCGCCGAGTATTTTAGCGTGCCGCTGGACCTGCTCAAAGCCAAAACCCGCAAGAAGGAAGTGGTAACGGCGCGCCAGGTAGCCATGTATTTCGCCAAGGAACACACTAGTCACTCACTCAAAAGCATCGGGCACCACTTCGGCGGCCGCGACCATAGCACCGTGATTCACTCGGTGCAAACGGTATCGGACCTGATTGATTCCGACAAGAGCTTCCGCGGCCAGATTGTGGAGCTGCGCAAGAAGTTCGCCGGCAAATAG
- the scpA gene encoding methylmalonyl-CoA mutase — protein sequence MKPDFSQIAYNDAPLPATPAAPEAATVTPEGIQLKSHYTAHDVQHLDHLGFGAGVAPYLRGPYPTMYVQNPWTIRQYAGFSTAEESNSFYRRNLAGGQKGLSVAFDLATHRGYDSDHPRVVGDVGKAGVAIDSVEDMKILFDEIPLDKMSVSMTMNGAVLPVLAFYIVAAEEQGVTPEKLAGTIQNDILKEFMVRNTYIYPPAPSMRIIADIFAYTAQHMPKFNSISISGYHMQEAGATADIELAYTIADGLEYVRAGLAAGMTIDQFAPRLSFFWAIGMNHFMEIAKLRAGRLLWAKVLKQFEPQNPKSLALRTHCQTSGYSLTEQDPFNNVARTCIEALAAALGGTQSLHTNALDEAIALPTDFSARIARNTQLYLQHETDITRVVDPWGGSYYVETLTHELANKAWALIQEVEELGGMAKAIETGLPKMRIEEAAARKQARIDSGKEIIVGVNKYRPSEEQQLDVLDIDNAAVRESQIARLTSIRSTRDTAAVQAALEALTEAARSGTDNLLALAVVAARHRATLGEISDALEKVYGRHQATIRAISGVYSAEMDYNEEFAKARAAADAFAAKEGRRPRMMVAKMGQDGHDRGAKIIATSFADVGFDVDIAPLFQTPDEVARQAAENDVHVVGVSSLAAGHKTLIPQLLADLKQLGREDILVIAGGVIPSQDYEFLYNAGVAGVYGPGTVIAVAAQEILEKLGE from the coding sequence ATGAAACCTGACTTCTCCCAGATAGCCTATAACGACGCCCCGCTGCCCGCTACCCCTGCAGCACCGGAAGCGGCCACCGTCACGCCCGAAGGCATCCAGCTTAAAAGCCACTATACCGCCCACGACGTGCAGCACCTCGACCACCTCGGCTTTGGGGCCGGCGTGGCACCCTATCTGCGCGGGCCCTACCCTACCATGTACGTCCAGAACCCCTGGACTATCCGGCAGTACGCGGGTTTCAGCACGGCCGAAGAATCCAACTCCTTTTACCGCCGCAACCTGGCTGGCGGCCAGAAGGGTCTGTCGGTAGCCTTCGACCTGGCCACGCACCGCGGCTACGATTCCGACCACCCCCGTGTGGTAGGCGACGTGGGCAAAGCCGGCGTGGCCATCGACTCAGTGGAAGACATGAAGATTCTCTTCGATGAAATTCCGCTCGACAAGATGTCGGTGTCTATGACCATGAACGGCGCCGTGCTGCCGGTGCTTGCCTTCTATATCGTAGCGGCAGAAGAGCAGGGCGTAACGCCGGAAAAGCTGGCAGGCACGATTCAGAACGACATTCTGAAGGAGTTTATGGTGCGCAACACCTATATCTACCCGCCCGCCCCGAGCATGCGCATCATTGCGGATATCTTCGCCTACACGGCGCAGCACATGCCCAAGTTCAACAGCATCAGCATCTCCGGCTACCACATGCAGGAGGCCGGCGCTACCGCAGACATTGAGCTGGCCTACACCATTGCCGACGGCCTGGAGTACGTACGCGCCGGACTGGCGGCCGGCATGACCATCGACCAGTTCGCGCCGCGCCTTTCCTTCTTCTGGGCCATCGGCATGAACCACTTCATGGAAATTGCCAAGCTCCGGGCCGGCCGCCTGCTGTGGGCGAAGGTCCTGAAGCAGTTCGAGCCCCAGAACCCCAAGAGCCTAGCCCTGCGCACCCACTGCCAGACCTCCGGCTACTCGCTCACCGAGCAGGACCCCTTCAACAATGTGGCCCGCACCTGCATTGAGGCGCTGGCCGCCGCCCTCGGGGGCACCCAGAGCCTGCACACCAACGCCCTGGATGAGGCTATTGCCCTGCCCACCGACTTCTCGGCCCGCATTGCCCGCAATACCCAACTCTACCTGCAGCACGAAACCGACATTACCCGCGTCGTGGACCCTTGGGGCGGCTCCTACTACGTCGAAACCCTCACGCATGAGCTGGCCAACAAGGCCTGGGCGCTCATTCAGGAGGTAGAAGAGCTGGGCGGCATGGCCAAAGCCATTGAAACCGGCCTGCCCAAGATGCGCATCGAGGAAGCCGCCGCCCGCAAGCAGGCCCGCATCGACTCGGGCAAGGAAATCATTGTGGGCGTGAATAAATACCGCCCCAGCGAGGAGCAGCAGCTCGACGTGCTCGACATCGACAACGCCGCTGTGCGCGAGTCCCAGATTGCGCGCCTCACCAGCATCCGCAGCACCCGCGACACTGCTGCCGTGCAGGCCGCTTTAGAAGCCCTGACCGAAGCAGCCCGCTCCGGCACCGACAATCTGCTGGCGCTGGCCGTAGTGGCCGCCCGCCACCGCGCCACGCTCGGCGAAATATCCGATGCGCTGGAGAAAGTATATGGCCGCCACCAGGCCACTATCCGCGCCATTTCAGGCGTGTATTCTGCCGAAATGGACTACAACGAAGAGTTTGCCAAGGCCCGCGCCGCTGCCGATGCCTTTGCCGCCAAGGAAGGCCGCCGACCCCGCATGATGGTGGCCAAAATGGGCCAGGACGGCCACGACCGGGGTGCGAAAATCATTGCCACCTCTTTTGCCGACGTCGGCTTCGACGTGGACATTGCCCCGCTGTTCCAGACCCCCGACGAAGTAGCCCGTCAAGCCGCCGAAAACGACGTGCACGTAGTGGGAGTCAGCAGTCTGGCCGCCGGACACAAAACCCTGATTCCGCAGCTGCTCGCCGACCTCAAGCAACTGGGCCGCGAAGACATCCTCGTCATTGCCGGCGGCGTCATTCCGTCACAGGACTACGAGTTTCTCTATAACGCGGGCGTGGCCGGCGTCTATGGCCCCGGCACCGTCATTGCCGTCGCGGCGCAGGAAATTCTGGAGAAGCTGGGAGAGTGA
- a CDS encoding methylmalonyl-CoA mutase family protein, translating to MSDTPRSAPVTFSEFEPVTTAAWQARIERDLKGADPATLRWDTPDGFALEPFYHREALSALAEQPAPQLHAGTGNHWRNVPVYHVPALSNGHEAIHRAADALTRGAEGAHFVLADTTSFDVGFLHQHLPLSDTFIGYTVTAAPTELVRSLLATGTSELRGFLQFDPVTCHMPDLPGQLRGLREVLRLTRGMADFRGLTLDAAYFGNRGATASQQIAFALATAATYLSELPTDDLTVADVAAAMRVHTAINPNYFFELAKLRALRRLWATLGHAYGLPIEATQVPIVAETASWSQTTLDSHTNLLRVTTEAMSAVLGGADVLSVRPFDTLFQEPNDFSDRLARNLSVLLREEAGLGTVADPAAGSYYLETLTDQLARESWALFQRLEAEGGFPAALPLALRELHQAAQAQFRRIANGEQVVVGTNRFQNVREQFEFNPKKLLRSREFDSTRATYPSEVLRLATTLHFERREKKKKRAAVVLLGSHTNQLIVESFLRLLPDAEQPDLRESHPEGTLSVLFSSSEEATLMYATPEQFGRLSRYLYKLPNEVPFVPPALLTADLATMQEAVRVFGFKEFTVQGYSTEDVLARLQGKK from the coding sequence ATGTCCGATACGCCGCGTTCCGCGCCCGTTACGTTTTCAGAGTTTGAACCCGTCACTACTGCCGCCTGGCAGGCCCGTATCGAGCGGGACCTAAAAGGCGCCGATCCGGCGACGTTGCGCTGGGACACGCCCGACGGCTTTGCACTGGAACCTTTCTACCACCGTGAAGCTCTGTCGGCACTGGCAGAGCAGCCGGCCCCGCAACTGCACGCTGGCACCGGCAACCACTGGCGCAATGTGCCTGTCTACCACGTTCCAGCCCTCAGCAATGGGCACGAGGCCATCCACAGGGCGGCTGATGCCTTGACCCGTGGGGCGGAAGGCGCCCACTTTGTGCTGGCGGATACTACGTCGTTTGATGTTGGGTTTCTGCATCAGCACCTCCCCCTCTCCGACACTTTCATCGGCTACACCGTGACTGCCGCACCGACCGAATTGGTGCGGAGCCTGCTAGCCACCGGCACATCGGAGTTGCGCGGCTTCCTGCAGTTCGACCCCGTTACCTGCCATATGCCTGATTTGCCGGGCCAGCTACGCGGATTGCGCGAAGTGCTGCGCCTGACCCGGGGCATGGCCGACTTTCGGGGCCTGACGCTGGATGCTGCCTACTTCGGCAACCGGGGCGCTACGGCCTCGCAGCAGATAGCCTTCGCGCTGGCCACAGCCGCTACCTATCTCAGCGAACTGCCCACCGACGACCTGACCGTGGCCGATGTGGCAGCGGCTATGCGCGTGCACACCGCCATCAACCCCAATTACTTCTTCGAACTGGCGAAACTGCGGGCGCTTCGGCGGCTGTGGGCTACGCTCGGCCACGCTTACGGCCTGCCCATCGAAGCAACCCAAGTGCCCATCGTAGCCGAAACTGCCTCTTGGAGCCAGACCACGCTCGATTCGCATACCAACCTGCTGCGCGTAACCACCGAAGCCATGAGCGCCGTGCTCGGCGGGGCCGACGTGTTGAGTGTACGTCCCTTCGATACGCTGTTTCAGGAACCCAACGATTTTTCTGACCGGCTGGCGCGCAACCTCTCGGTGCTGCTGCGTGAAGAAGCCGGCCTCGGCACCGTCGCGGACCCAGCCGCTGGCTCCTACTACCTCGAAACCCTCACCGACCAACTAGCCCGCGAGTCTTGGGCGCTGTTTCAGCGGCTGGAAGCAGAAGGCGGCTTCCCGGCGGCGTTGCCACTGGCGCTACGGGAGCTGCACCAGGCAGCGCAAGCTCAGTTCCGGCGCATTGCCAACGGTGAGCAGGTAGTGGTAGGCACGAACCGTTTCCAAAACGTGCGGGAGCAGTTCGAATTCAACCCCAAGAAGCTGCTGCGCAGCCGCGAGTTCGACTCTACCCGAGCCACCTACCCCTCCGAAGTGCTCCGCTTGGCTACTACCCTACACTTTGAGCGGCGCGAGAAGAAGAAGAAGCGCGCCGCCGTGGTGCTGCTGGGCTCACACACCAATCAGCTCATCGTAGAGTCGTTTTTGCGGTTGCTGCCTGATGCCGAGCAGCCGGACCTGCGCGAGTCCCATCCGGAAGGCACATTATCGGTGCTGTTTTCCTCTTCCGAGGAAGCCACACTGATGTACGCCACGCCCGAGCAGTTCGGGCGCCTGTCGCGCTACCTCTACAAACTGCCCAACGAAGTGCCCTTCGTGCCCCCGGCCCTGCTCACCGCCGACCTGGCAACCATGCAGGAAGCCGTGCGCGTGTTCGGCTTCAAGGAATTTACCGTGCAAGGCTACAGCACCGAAGATGTGCTGGCGCGCCTGCAGGGAAAAAAGTAA
- a CDS encoding LytR/AlgR family response regulator transcription factor yields MPAPAIAASATVPRLTCAILDDDDINRLTLEHYIALTGELELVATLSGSVEGLEFFSTERRVDVLFLDVEMPDLNGLDMLRLLPEPPQVVLTTAHEDFAWDAFELRIVDYLVKPFSYERFGQAVQRVAERLHPAPTTPAQ; encoded by the coding sequence ATGCCTGCTCCTGCTATAGCTGCCAGTGCCACTGTGCCGCGCCTTACGTGTGCTATTCTCGACGACGACGACATCAACCGCCTTACGCTGGAGCACTACATTGCCCTGACAGGCGAACTGGAGCTGGTTGCTACGTTGTCGGGAAGCGTAGAAGGACTGGAATTTTTTAGTACAGAGCGGCGGGTAGATGTGCTGTTTCTGGATGTGGAAATGCCCGATCTGAATGGGCTGGATATGCTGCGCCTGTTGCCCGAGCCGCCGCAGGTGGTTCTCACTACCGCCCACGAAGATTTTGCCTGGGATGCTTTTGAGTTGCGCATCGTTGACTACTTGGTGAAGCCGTTCAGCTACGAGCGGTTTGGGCAGGCGGTGCAGCGCGTGGCCGAGCGGCTGCACCCAGCGCCCACAACGCCAGCTCAATAA
- a CDS encoding bifunctional metallophosphatase/5'-nucleotidase — protein MNRRDFIKHTGVGAAGLGILGLGSLPAAAEAKADRLVILHTNDMHSRIEPFPDNAAQWAGLGGMAHRAALIKQIRAQEPHVLLLDSGDIWQGTPYFNFFMGELEYKLMTQMAYDASTLGNHDFDNGLEGLQKQLPHAGFPFLIANYDFSDTILAGKFQPYKVFEKAGHRIGVFGIGIEMAGLVSDKNFGATKYLDPIMVAKNMVAKLRGPEKCDLVICLSHLGYKYESTKLDDFKLAAGAPGIDLILGGHTHTFLPKPDVVAGSNGHQTLINQVGWSGINLGRLDYSFERGTRRPSVAAASVVPVRVA, from the coding sequence GTGAATCGTCGCGACTTCATCAAACACACTGGCGTAGGAGCCGCTGGCCTGGGTATTCTGGGCCTCGGGAGCCTGCCCGCCGCCGCCGAAGCAAAAGCCGACCGGCTCGTGATTCTGCATACCAACGACATGCATTCCCGCATCGAGCCATTTCCGGACAATGCGGCGCAATGGGCTGGGTTGGGTGGCATGGCACACCGTGCAGCCCTCATCAAGCAGATTCGGGCACAGGAACCGCACGTGCTGCTCCTCGATTCCGGTGATATCTGGCAGGGCACGCCCTACTTCAATTTCTTCATGGGCGAGCTGGAATACAAGCTCATGACCCAGATGGCGTACGATGCCAGCACCCTCGGCAACCACGACTTCGACAATGGTTTGGAGGGTCTGCAGAAGCAGCTTCCTCACGCCGGCTTCCCTTTCCTGATTGCCAACTACGATTTTTCGGACACCATTCTGGCTGGCAAGTTTCAGCCGTATAAGGTGTTTGAGAAAGCCGGGCACCGCATCGGCGTGTTTGGCATCGGCATCGAAATGGCCGGGTTGGTATCCGACAAAAACTTCGGCGCTACCAAATACCTAGACCCCATCATGGTTGCCAAAAATATGGTGGCTAAGCTGCGCGGTCCGGAAAAGTGCGACCTGGTCATCTGCCTTTCGCACCTGGGCTACAAATACGAAAGCACCAAGCTCGACGACTTTAAGCTGGCCGCCGGCGCCCCCGGCATCGACCTGATACTGGGCGGGCATACGCATACGTTCCTGCCGAAGCCGGATGTGGTGGCGGGCTCGAACGGTCATCAGACCCTCATCAACCAAGTGGGCTGGTCGGGTATCAACCTCGGCCGTCTCGACTACTCATTTGAACGCGGCACCCGCCGTCCGAGCGTGGCGGCGGCTTCGGTGGTGCCTGTTCGGGTAGCCTGA
- a CDS encoding 5'-nucleotidase C-terminal domain-containing protein, translating into MQLLRSRMAALSLLAAVALFPACQRATYVAKPHLAPVTAQLVGKDLADDASVAATIAPYRQRVTEQMTAVLGTAPVAITKNSGESPLANFVADLQRSRASRETGQPIDLGVMTNGGLRAPLPAGSITMGSVFELMPFENELVILDVSGAVVQQLFDYAARVKMPVSGATYVASPEGKATDIRINGQQFNPAQDRMYTIAISDYLAGGGDQLTFFKSIKPRSTGVLLRNAIADHIRELTAAGRPVEAKVDGRVK; encoded by the coding sequence ATGCAACTCCTTCGTTCCCGGATGGCCGCGCTTAGCCTGCTGGCGGCTGTGGCTCTGTTCCCGGCCTGCCAGCGTGCCACCTATGTTGCCAAGCCTCACTTGGCCCCCGTTACGGCCCAACTGGTAGGCAAAGACTTGGCCGATGATGCCTCAGTTGCGGCCACTATTGCACCCTACCGCCAGCGCGTCACGGAGCAAATGACCGCCGTGCTCGGCACAGCTCCCGTGGCCATCACCAAAAATTCCGGAGAGTCGCCGCTGGCGAATTTTGTGGCCGACCTGCAGCGCAGCCGCGCCAGCCGCGAAACCGGCCAGCCCATCGATTTGGGCGTGATGACCAACGGAGGCCTTCGTGCCCCATTGCCGGCCGGCTCCATCACCATGGGCTCGGTGTTTGAACTGATGCCGTTTGAGAATGAGCTGGTAATATTGGATGTGTCCGGTGCCGTGGTGCAGCAACTCTTCGACTATGCAGCCCGCGTGAAGATGCCGGTTTCGGGAGCTACCTACGTAGCCTCGCCAGAAGGCAAAGCCACTGATATCCGCATCAACGGGCAGCAGTTCAACCCTGCGCAGGACCGAATGTACACCATTGCCATCAGCGACTACCTGGCGGGTGGCGGCGACCAGCTGACGTTCTTCAAAAGCATCAAGCCCCGCAGTACCGGTGTACTGCTACGCAACGCCATTGCCGACCACATCAGGGAGCTGACTGCGGCTGGCCGGCCCGTGGAGGCGAAGGTAGATGGGCGCGTAAAGTAG
- a CDS encoding outer membrane beta-barrel protein, translating to MRTFLRLLPALCLVAPAALAQSNFKPGYILQPSGDTLRGEVDYRSEQRNRKLCRFRPASTTTVTEYQPEQLQGYGFSGGRNYQSRQLPGATAEKAFLQVLALGNASLYLTVQADDREAYYAGRQNTGPLQLLVQRDTTIMAYNQSVGRETKTMQRLYPFRSKLAALMSDCPKVQASIVNMELREQKLLQLFSDYNTCAGGSVQYSVPETRTKVGVSVLGGSYQSTLTQRYDETETELKAARSSIFGVGLVVQPGFFHHKLSAVVQALYVKQEYEKTYQGLVSGGLLGGQMAQRHTVVNITSIRLPLLVRYTFLQGGVRPYLQAGLVGTLQTQTDARVETEVPRFGTDTREIEMRTTGFGGLLGAGISIPTGNVGSLQLEARAEWFDGSSQATKILSGARGLGLLAGYTFGK from the coding sequence GTGCGTACTTTTCTTCGTTTGCTACCAGCCCTTTGCCTGGTCGCCCCGGCCGCGCTGGCCCAGTCTAATTTTAAGCCCGGCTATATTCTGCAGCCCTCCGGCGACACGCTTCGCGGCGAGGTAGACTACCGCAGTGAGCAGCGTAACCGCAAGCTGTGCCGTTTCCGCCCGGCTAGCACTACCACCGTCACGGAATATCAGCCCGAGCAACTGCAAGGCTACGGCTTTAGCGGTGGCCGAAACTACCAGAGCCGCCAGCTGCCAGGCGCTACCGCTGAAAAAGCGTTTCTGCAGGTGCTGGCGCTGGGCAATGCTTCGCTCTACCTAACGGTGCAGGCCGATGACCGGGAAGCGTACTACGCCGGCCGCCAGAACACCGGCCCGTTGCAGCTCCTGGTGCAGCGCGACACAACCATAATGGCTTACAACCAATCTGTGGGCCGCGAAACCAAGACGATGCAACGGCTATATCCGTTTCGTAGCAAACTGGCTGCCCTAATGTCTGATTGCCCGAAAGTGCAGGCCAGCATCGTGAACATGGAGCTGAGGGAGCAGAAGCTACTTCAGCTTTTCTCCGACTACAATACCTGCGCCGGAGGCAGTGTGCAGTACTCCGTACCGGAAACCCGGACTAAAGTGGGCGTCTCTGTGCTGGGAGGCAGCTACCAGTCAACGCTTACGCAGCGGTATGATGAAACGGAAACGGAGCTGAAAGCGGCCCGCAGTTCTATTTTCGGGGTAGGCCTAGTCGTACAGCCCGGCTTTTTTCATCACAAGCTGTCGGCAGTGGTGCAGGCGCTCTACGTGAAACAGGAGTATGAAAAAACGTATCAGGGGTTGGTGAGTGGCGGCCTGCTTGGAGGACAAATGGCACAAAGGCATACCGTTGTCAATATAACTTCTATTAGGCTGCCGCTGCTGGTGCGCTACACATTTCTGCAGGGTGGCGTGCGGCCTTATCTGCAAGCCGGCCTAGTAGGTACTCTACAGACGCAGACTGATGCCCGCGTCGAGACAGAAGTGCCCCGCTTCGGTACCGATACGCGCGAAATTGAGATGCGCACCACTGGCTTCGGTGGCCTGCTGGGAGCAGGTATATCCATTCCAACGGGTAACGTCGGCAGTCTGCAGTTGGAAGCACGCGCCGAATGGTTCGATGGGTCTTCTCAAGCTACCAAAATACTGTCTGGTGCGCGCGGCTTGGGCCTGTTGGCCGGCTACACGTTCGGGAAATAG
- a CDS encoding GH3 auxin-responsive promoter family protein gives MGLKSVLSRPLAAYIARQYARWQYDPIGTQQQVLLELLKQGARTAFGRDHNLAGARTAQDLARLVPVRDYEALSPYFNRVKAGEADVLWPGKPLYLAKTSGTTSGAKYIPITQDSIPNHINGARDALLHYVHRTGNSRFLDGKLIFLSGSPELETVAGIHTGRLSGIANHHVPAYLRRNQLPSYPTNIIEDWETKLDRIVEETIHQPMTLISGIPPWVQMYFDRIVARTGRPVGEVFPQFDLFVYGGVNFEPYRKKLFDTIGRPVDSVELFPASEGFLAFQDEPGNPGMLLLLNAGIFYEFIPAERFFEENPPRLTLAEVELDQQYALVLTSNAGLWAYSIGDTVRFVSKYPFRVVVTGRIKHFLSAFGEHVIGEEVEQTLREAMRQHPEVEVVEFTVAPRVSDDPTVPSRHEWLVEFAQPPHDLAAFAAALDTGLRQRNVYYDDLLAGNILAPLQLTPLPAGAFQRYMKSLGKLGGQNKVPRLSNDREVAEGILQLII, from the coding sequence ATGGGTCTGAAATCTGTTCTGAGCCGGCCGCTGGCCGCTTACATTGCTCGCCAGTACGCCCGCTGGCAATATGACCCCATTGGCACGCAGCAGCAGGTGCTACTAGAGCTGCTGAAGCAAGGTGCCCGCACTGCCTTCGGCCGCGACCATAACCTAGCCGGCGCCCGCACCGCCCAAGATCTGGCCCGCTTGGTTCCGGTGCGCGACTACGAGGCACTGAGCCCGTATTTCAACCGCGTGAAAGCCGGCGAAGCCGATGTGCTATGGCCGGGCAAGCCGTTGTATTTGGCCAAAACCAGCGGCACCACGAGCGGCGCCAAGTATATTCCCATCACCCAGGACAGCATCCCGAACCACATCAACGGCGCCCGCGACGCGCTGCTTCACTACGTGCACCGCACCGGCAACAGCCGCTTTCTGGATGGCAAGCTGATTTTTTTGTCTGGTTCGCCAGAGCTGGAAACGGTAGCCGGAATTCATACGGGGCGGCTTTCGGGCATTGCCAACCACCACGTGCCGGCTTACCTGCGCCGCAACCAGCTGCCCAGCTACCCGACCAACATCATCGAAGACTGGGAAACCAAGCTGGACCGGATTGTAGAGGAAACCATCCACCAGCCCATGACGCTGATTTCCGGGATTCCGCCGTGGGTGCAGATGTATTTCGACCGGATTGTGGCCCGCACTGGCCGGCCGGTGGGGGAGGTGTTTCCGCAGTTCGACCTGTTCGTGTACGGCGGCGTCAACTTTGAGCCGTACCGCAAGAAGCTGTTTGACACCATTGGGCGGCCCGTGGATAGCGTAGAACTGTTTCCGGCTTCCGAAGGCTTTCTGGCGTTTCAGGATGAACCCGGCAACCCCGGCATGCTGCTACTACTCAACGCCGGTATTTTCTACGAATTTATTCCGGCGGAGCGGTTTTTTGAGGAAAACCCGCCGCGCCTCACCTTGGCAGAGGTGGAGCTGGATCAACAGTATGCCTTGGTGCTTACTTCCAACGCGGGTTTGTGGGCCTACAGCATCGGCGACACAGTGCGGTTTGTCAGTAAATATCCGTTTCGGGTGGTCGTTACGGGCCGCATCAAGCACTTCCTTTCGGCGTTTGGCGAGCATGTTATCGGTGAAGAAGTAGAGCAAACTCTGCGTGAAGCCATGCGCCAGCACCCCGAAGTAGAAGTAGTGGAATTCACGGTAGCACCCCGCGTTAGTGATGACCCCACCGTACCGTCCCGCCACGAGTGGCTCGTGGAGTTTGCCCAACCACCACACGACCTCGCTGCCTTTGCCGCTGCCTTAGATACCGGCCTACGCCAGCGCAACGTGTACTACGACGATTTGCTGGCCGGCAACATCTTGGCTCCGTTGCAGCTTACACCACTACCTGCTGGCGCTTTTCAGCGCTATATGAAGAGCCTGGGCAAGCTCGGCGGCCAGAACAAAGTGCCGCGCCTGAGCAACGACCGGGAAGTGGCCGAAGGAATATTGCAGCTCATTATTTAG